A genomic region of Oryza glaberrima chromosome 1, OglaRS2, whole genome shotgun sequence contains the following coding sequences:
- the LOC127757051 gene encoding two-component response regulator ORR4 gives MTVVDAESRFHVLAVDDSLIDRKLIEMLLKNSSYQVTTVDSGSKALELLGLRDEGDDSSSSPSSSSPDHQEIDVNLIITDYCMPGMTGYDLLKRVKGSSSLKDIPVVIMSSENVPARINRCLEDGAEEFFLKPVKLADMKKLKSHLLKRKQQLPMAAAAPDKPPHKPDEAAPSAAAIAEAATAQTDGIISDCSCSGSSKRKAAAMEQEVISSSPDQRTKPRLSSTSSGLAVET, from the exons ATGACGGTGGTTGATGCGGAGTCGCGGTTCCATGTCCTCGCGGTGGATGATAGCCTGATCGACAGGAAGCTCATCGAGATGCTGCTCAAGAACTCGTCCTACCAAG TGACCACTGTGGATTCTGGGAGCAAGGCCTTGGAGCTGCTTGGATTGAGGGATGAGGGTGATGATTCCTCCTCttcaccttcttcctcctcacctGACCATCAG GAGATTGATGTCAACCTGATAATCACTGACTACTGCATGCCTGGCATGACAGGGTATGATCTGCTCAAGAGGGTGAAG GGATCATCTTCATTGAAGGACATACCAGTTGTGATCATGTCTTCTGAGAATGTGCCTGCAAGGATCAACAG GTGCTTGGAAGATGGTGCAGAGGAGTTCTTCCTGAAACCTGTCAAGCTCGCTGACATGAAGAAGCTCAAGTCTCACCTGCTCAAAAGGAAACAGCAGCTGCccatggctgctgctgcaccaGATAAGCCGCCACACAAACCAGATGAAGCTGCACCCTCAGCAGCTGCAATTGCTGAAGCTGCAACAGCTCAAACCGATGGAATCATCAGTGACTGCAgctgcagcggcagcagcaagagGAAGGCGGCTGCAATGGAGCAGGAGGTCATCTCCTCCTCACCTGATCAGAGGACGAAGCCAAGATTGTCCTCCACTAGCAGCGGCCTTGCAGTGGAGACCTGA